Proteins encoded in a region of the Megalops cyprinoides isolate fMegCyp1 chromosome 3, fMegCyp1.pri, whole genome shotgun sequence genome:
- the grk6 gene encoding G protein-coupled receptor kinase 6: MELENIVANTVLLKAREGGGGNRKGKSKKWKQMLQFPHISLCEELRQTIEKDYHSLCEKQPIGCMLFRQFCDTRPELRRCVKFLDAVAEYEVTPDEKRKACGQELIDTYFNPKSDDHVPEIVEEMVRKCAERLEQEACKELFKECTKLIHDYLSVAPFADYLDSMYFNRFLQWKWLERQPVTKNTFRQYRVLGKGGFGEVCACQVRATGKMYACKKLEKKRIKKRKGESMALNEKQILEKVNSRFVVSLAYAYETKDALCLVLTLMNGGDLKFHIYHMGEAGFEEKRAIFYAAELCCGLQDLHNERIVYRDLKPENILLDDHGHIRISDLGLAVHVPEGQTIKGRVGTVGYMAPEVVKNERYTFSPDWWALGCLLYEMIEGQSPFQQRKKKIKREEVERLVKEVEEEYSGKFSEDAKSLCKMLLAKDPSVRLGCQGGGASEVKAHPLFRSINFKRLEAGMLEAPFIPDPQAIYCKDVLDIEQFSTVKGVELEPKDNSFYSKVSTGSVPIPWQNEMIETECFKELNVFHTDGTVPPDLDWRGQPSPPPKQGLLQRLFGRQDCCGNCSDSDEEPTRL, from the exons GAGGCGGtggaaacagaaaaggaaagagcaAGAAATGGAAACAGATGCTACAGTTCCCTCACATAAGCCTCTGCGAAGAGCTGCGTCAGACCATAG AGAAAGACTACCACAGCCTTTGTGAGAAGCAGCCAATCGGATGCATGCTGTTCCGGCAGTTCTGTGACACCAGGCCCGAGCTGAGACGCTGCGTCAAATTCCTGGATGCTGTG GCGGAGTATGAAGTCACTCCTGATGAGAAGAGAAAGGCGTGTGGGCAGGAACTGATAGACACATACTTCAACCCAAAG tCTGACGATCACGTTCCTGAGATTGTGGAGGAGATGGTGAGAAAATGTGCGGAGAGGCTGGAGCAGGAGGCGTGCAAGGAGCTCTTCAAGGAGTGCACCAA ACTGATCCATGACTATCTGAGCGTGGCCCCCTTCGCTGACTACCTCGACAGTATGTACTTCAACCGATTCCTGCAGTGGAAGTGGCTGGAGAG ACAACCAGTAACAAAGAACACATTCCGGCAGTACAGGGTATTGGGGAAGGGAGGCTTTGGTGAG GTATGTGCGTGCCAGGTCCGGGCCACAGGGAAGATGTATGCCTGCAAGAAGCTGGAGAAAAAGAGAATCaagaagaggaaaggagagtCGATGGCACTGAATGAGAAACAGATATTGGAAAAAGTAAACAGCAGATTTGTA GTGAGTCTAGCATACGCCTACGAGACAAAGGATGCCCTCTGCCTCGTCCTGACTCTAATGAATGGGGGGGACCTCAAGTTCCACATCTACCACATGGGGGAGGCCGGCTTCGAGGAGAAGAGAGCCATCTTCTATGCCGCAGAACTGTGCTGCGGGCTGCAGGACCTTCACAATGAGAGAATAGTCTACAG GGACCTGAAGCCTGAAAATATCCTGCTAGATGACCATG GTCACATCCGAATATCAGACCTGGGCTTGGCGGTCCATGTGCCAGAAGGGCAAACCATAAAAGGGAGGGTGGGCACTGTGGGCTACATGG CCCCGGAGGTGGTGAAGAACGAGCGGTACACCTTCAGCCCGGACTGGTGGGCCCTGGGCTGCCTGCTGTACGAGATGATCGAGGGCCAGTCGCCCTTCCAGCAGCGCAAGAAGAAGATcaagagggaggaggtggagcgGCTGGtcaaggaggtggaggaggagtaCTCGGGGAAGTTCTCGGAGGACGCCAAGTCCCTCTGCAAGATG CTGCTGGCCAAAGACCCCAGCGTGAGGCTTGGCTGTCAGGGGGGAGGAGCCTCTGAGGTGAAGGCCCACCCCCTCTTCCGCTCCATCAACTTTAAGAGGCTGGAGGCAGGCATGCTGGAGGCTCCCTTTATCCCTGAC ccCCAGGCCATTTACTGTAAGGATGTGCTGGACATCGAGCAGTTCTCCACTGTCAAGGGCGTTGAGCTGGAGCCCAAAGACAACTCCTTCTACAGCAAAGTGTCCACAGGCAGCGTGCCCATCCCCTGGCAGAACGAG ATGATTGAGACAGAGTGCTTTAAAGAGCTCAACGTGTTCCATACGGACGGGACCGTGCCCCCAGATCTGGACTGGAGGGGCCAGCCATCCCCCCCACCTAAACAGGGGCTGCTGCAGAGGCTTTTCGGAAGACAG GACTGCTGTGGGAACTGCAGTGACAGTGACGAGGAGCCCACGAGACTGTGA
- the LOC118775116 gene encoding proline-rich protein 7: MVMSQGTYTFLACFAGFWLVWALIVMLCCFCSFVQRRLKRRREERLRDRCLRTLEMEPLEYGGYPPRDPPHGLPPPHPHPQGPHALPPPSNWAGPQEADVFGKPPCYEEAVLMEDPPPPYSEVLADTRGGTYTKPASGTSRKQQDSKTSKTAQDCTFLERPYSSLIHLPVEEHWDSLGRLLSTMDLNRHNLPVDPQASALAAVPREGRTNSELGLGRLQLDQTCALPTAFPLFGRSTAV; this comes from the exons atggtgatgtcacagggcACCTACACCTTCCTGGCGTGCTTCGCGGGCTTCTGGCTGGTGTGGGCGCTGATCGTCATgctctgctgcttctgcagctTCGTACAGCGCCGGCTGAAGCGGCGGCGGGAGGAGAGGCTGCGCGACCGCTGCCTCCGCACCCTCGAAATGGAGCCCCTGGAGTACGGGGGCTACCCGCCGAGGGATCCGCCCCACGGcctgccccctcctcacccGCACCCGCAGGGCCCGCacgccctcccccctcccagcaACTGGGCCGGCCCCCAAG AAGCAGATGTTTTCGGGAAGCCCCCTTGTTACGAGGAAGCTGTGTTGATGGAGGACCCTCCGCCGCCATACAGCGAGGTGCTCGCGGACACCAGGGGCGGGACCTACACCAAGCCTGCGTCCGGGACATCCCGGAAACAGCAGGACTCGAAGACGAGCAAGACGGCCCAGGATTGCACGTTCCTGGAGCGGCCCTACTCCTCCCTCATCCACCTCCCCGTGGAGGAGCACTGGGACTCCCTGGGCCGCCTGCTCTCCACCATGGACCTGAACCGCCACAACCTCCCCGTCGACCCGCAGGCCTCCGCCCTCGCGGCCGTGCCCAGGGAGGGCAGGACGAACTCCGAGCTGGGGCTGGGCCGGCTGCAGCTGGATCAGACCTGCGCCCTCCCGACCGCCTTCCCCCTTTTCGGCAGGAGCACAGCCGTGTGA